Proteins found in one Mucilaginibacter gracilis genomic segment:
- a CDS encoding glycoside hydrolase family 31 protein yields the protein MNIKQSGFLVFLLALASISTNAQVKSVGKVTSVNIHNQQVDIVTDNAFATISVYSANVIRVRIDKQQLAADFSYAVIQTPQQTKAAITQNAQEVDIVTDSLHARITKIPFLVTFYTPDGKVINQDETGFTTSWVNESVTTYKKMQDGERFIGLGEKTGNLDRKGNGYTNWNTDSFGYATNADPIYSTIPFYIGIHHGINYGIFMDNTYQSDFNFGASNNRFSSFGARGGEMNYYFIYHTHIADIITSYTALTGRMKMPPLWSLGYQQNRYSYYPETEVFRIAGTLREKKIPADGITLDIHYMDHYKVFTWDKNRFADPKAMNNKLKDMGFKLTVIVDPGVKVEKGYGTYERGLTQNIFAKYPDSTNYSGEVWPGLCHFPDFTNPKARAWWGTEMKKYGDDGISGIWNDMNEIATWGQKMPDNIIFDYDGKKASNLQTHNVYALQMARASYDGAKAAMGKRPFILTRAGYAGLQRYSAIWTGDNRSEDSHMLLGVRLLNSLGLSGVAFTGMDIGGFTGNATPSLFAKWIQIGAFNPYFRNHTAVNTKSAEPWTFGEEVLEISRNYINLRYKLLPYLYSTFYEATQNGHPVMRSLAIDYTFDQNIYNEQFQNQYLFGSAFLVMPFEGDAKFGKVYFPQGKWYDLYSGAVQTGGEEKIIQLSSNKLPVYVKQSSIIPMQSLVQSTSQKPTDTLVVNVYQGEIPNKYVYYEDDGESYAYENGSFYKRTISYDPAKKAITFDKVEGSAASKFNNIKLVLHGFGATNKGDWNDDFASYLTPISKFDPQGNANAAEGEKVKSMVIKNSSAQFTINY from the coding sequence ATGAACATCAAACAATCCGGCTTTTTAGTATTTTTATTAGCCCTTGCATCAATAAGCACCAATGCCCAGGTTAAAAGTGTGGGTAAGGTAACCAGTGTAAATATTCACAATCAGCAGGTGGATATTGTTACCGATAATGCCTTTGCTACCATAAGTGTATACAGTGCCAATGTTATCCGTGTGCGCATTGATAAACAACAGCTCGCTGCCGATTTTTCGTACGCAGTTATTCAAACCCCACAGCAAACCAAAGCTGCCATTACCCAAAATGCTCAGGAAGTGGATATTGTTACCGATTCATTACATGCGCGTATCACCAAAATACCTTTCTTAGTAACATTTTACACGCCTGATGGTAAAGTAATCAATCAGGACGAAACCGGCTTTACCACCTCGTGGGTAAACGAATCGGTTACTACCTACAAAAAAATGCAGGACGGCGAACGCTTTATCGGCTTAGGCGAAAAAACCGGTAATCTCGACCGTAAGGGAAACGGTTACACCAATTGGAATACCGATTCGTTCGGCTATGCCACCAATGCCGATCCTATTTATTCTACTATTCCATTTTATATCGGTATTCATCACGGTATCAATTACGGTATCTTTATGGATAACACCTATCAAAGCGATTTTAACTTTGGTGCAAGTAATAACCGTTTTTCATCATTTGGCGCTCGTGGGGGCGAAATGAATTATTACTTCATCTATCATACACATATAGCTGATATTATTACATCGTACACTGCACTTACCGGGCGCATGAAAATGCCGCCGTTGTGGAGCCTCGGGTATCAGCAAAACCGTTACAGCTATTACCCGGAAACCGAAGTTTTCAGAATAGCGGGCACCTTACGCGAAAAGAAAATTCCTGCCGATGGCATTACGCTGGATATTCATTACATGGATCATTACAAGGTATTCACCTGGGATAAAAACCGTTTCGCCGACCCTAAAGCCATGAACAATAAGCTCAAGGATATGGGCTTTAAACTTACCGTAATTGTTGACCCAGGCGTTAAGGTTGAAAAAGGTTATGGCACTTACGAGCGCGGGTTAACTCAAAATATATTTGCCAAATACCCCGATAGTACCAATTACAGCGGCGAAGTTTGGCCGGGCCTATGCCACTTTCCGGATTTTACAAACCCTAAGGCCCGTGCCTGGTGGGGAACCGAGATGAAAAAATATGGCGACGACGGCATCAGCGGTATCTGGAACGATATGAACGAGATTGCCACCTGGGGCCAAAAAATGCCTGATAATATTATTTTTGATTACGACGGCAAAAAAGCATCTAACCTGCAAACACACAACGTTTACGCATTGCAAATGGCCCGTGCCAGTTATGATGGTGCAAAGGCGGCTATGGGTAAGCGTCCGTTTATTTTAACGCGTGCGGGTTACGCCGGTTTGCAGCGTTACTCAGCTATCTGGACGGGTGATAACCGATCAGAAGACAGCCACATGCTGTTGGGCGTGCGTTTATTAAACAGTTTAGGTTTAAGCGGCGTAGCCTTTACAGGGATGGATATTGGCGGTTTTACCGGTAACGCAACGCCATCGTTGTTTGCTAAATGGATTCAGATTGGCGCATTTAATCCATACTTCCGTAACCATACCGCAGTAAATACAAAATCTGCCGAACCATGGACGTTTGGCGAAGAAGTTTTGGAGATATCTCGAAACTATATTAACCTGCGTTACAAATTGCTTCCGTACCTGTACTCTACTTTTTACGAAGCAACACAAAACGGCCACCCGGTTATGCGCTCGCTGGCTATTGATTATACGTTCGATCAAAATATTTATAACGAGCAGTTTCAAAACCAATACCTGTTTGGCAGCGCATTTTTAGTAATGCCTTTTGAGGGCGACGCTAAATTTGGCAAAGTATATTTCCCGCAAGGCAAATGGTACGATTTGTATAGCGGTGCAGTTCAAACCGGTGGCGAAGAAAAAATCATTCAGCTATCGTCAAACAAACTGCCGGTGTATGTTAAACAAAGCAGTATTATCCCAATGCAATCGCTGGTGCAGTCAACCTCGCAAAAACCTACCGATACCCTGGTGGTAAATGTTTACCAGGGCGAAATACCAAACAAATATGTTTACTACGAAGACGACGGCGAAAGCTACGCTTACGAAAATGGCAGCTTTTACAAACGTACCATAAGCTACGATCCGGCTAAAAAAGCCATCACTTTTGATAAAGTTGAAGGGTCGGCAGCATCTAAATTCAATAACATTAAGCTGGTTTTACATGGCTTTGGTGCAACAAATAAAGGCGACTGGAATGACGATTTTGCATCGTACCTAACACCCATATCCAAATTTGACCCACAGGGCAATGCTAACGCGGCTGAGGGCGAAAAGGTAAAGAGTATGGTGATAAAAAATAGCAGTGCCCAGTTTACTATCAATTACTAA
- a CDS encoding glycoside hydrolase family 13 protein gives MKLRLSTGLLFVLISARVFAQLPALERVEPAFWWAGMKNPKLQLIVHGDKIAERTVKLTYAGVKLTSVHQVENPNYLFLDLEISAAAKPGTFNIVFTKAGARDLTYKYVLNQRDRSANRAQGVTSKDLIYLLMPDRFANGDPSNDVVKGMRETGLNHDSMYSRHGGDIQGLMNHLDYLKELGITTVWMTPEIENDEPHASYHGYAVTDHYKTDPRYGTNALYKAYVEKCHSMGLKVIKDLVHNHAGTEGWTITDMPMKSWVHQWPKYTNSNFRYTALTDPNAPASDRKQMLDGWFDRRMADMNESNPYVQNYLTQNHIWWVEYAGVDGFRLDTYPYNDPAYMADWAQKVKAEYPHFSIFGEVLDSQVAFEAYFTQGNTVNRGFDTHLPGITDAALKDAIAEALNGKDSWDGGVNRLYSTLAQDFMYQNPMRNCIFLDNHDMSRFFSVVKEDFDKYKSGMAMLLTMRGIPQLYYGDEILMTGYSNPDGLVRADFSGGWPGDKSNKFTAAGRTDKENEAFNYVKTLANYRKSSSAIQTGKQMQYAPQNGIYVYFRYDAKSTVMIVYNSNDKTSTLNTDRFAERTVGFGSGVNVVTKDKVASINELTIPAKTTVVIELKK, from the coding sequence ATGAAATTAAGGTTATCTACAGGTTTGTTATTTGTTTTAATATCGGCAAGGGTGTTTGCGCAGCTACCCGCTTTAGAACGTGTTGAGCCTGCCTTTTGGTGGGCCGGAATGAAAAATCCGAAATTGCAATTAATTGTTCATGGCGATAAGATAGCAGAGCGTACGGTTAAACTTACCTACGCTGGTGTAAAGTTAACGTCGGTACACCAGGTTGAAAACCCTAACTATTTGTTTCTTGATCTGGAAATATCAGCCGCAGCCAAACCCGGTACTTTCAACATTGTATTTACCAAAGCAGGAGCCAGGGATTTAACTTACAAATACGTATTGAACCAACGCGACCGCTCGGCTAACCGCGCGCAGGGTGTTACCAGTAAAGACTTAATTTACTTATTGATGCCAGATCGTTTTGCTAACGGCGATCCATCAAACGATGTGGTAAAGGGTATGCGCGAAACCGGTTTAAACCACGATTCGATGTACTCACGTCATGGCGGTGATATTCAGGGTTTGATGAATCATTTGGATTATTTGAAAGAATTGGGCATTACCACTGTTTGGATGACTCCTGAAATTGAGAACGACGAACCTCATGCATCATACCACGGCTACGCCGTAACCGACCATTACAAAACCGACCCGCGTTATGGCACCAACGCGCTTTACAAAGCCTATGTAGAAAAATGCCACAGCATGGGTTTAAAGGTTATTAAAGATTTGGTACACAACCACGCCGGTACCGAAGGGTGGACTATTACCGATATGCCCATGAAAAGCTGGGTACACCAGTGGCCAAAATATACAAATTCTAACTTTAGATATACCGCACTCACCGACCCTAATGCCCCGGCAAGTGATCGTAAACAAATGCTTGATGGTTGGTTTGACCGCCGTATGGCCGATATGAACGAGAGTAACCCTTACGTACAAAATTATTTAACTCAAAACCACATTTGGTGGGTGGAATATGCCGGTGTTGATGGTTTCCGTTTGGATACTTACCCTTATAACGACCCTGCTTATATGGCCGACTGGGCTCAAAAAGTAAAGGCCGAATATCCGCATTTTTCCATTTTTGGCGAAGTGCTTGATTCGCAGGTTGCCTTCGAAGCTTATTTTACACAAGGTAATACCGTTAACCGTGGTTTTGATACACACCTACCCGGCATTACCGATGCTGCTTTAAAAGATGCTATAGCCGAAGCACTTAACGGTAAGGATAGTTGGGATGGCGGCGTTAACCGCCTGTACTCAACCTTGGCGCAAGATTTTATGTACCAAAACCCGATGCGCAATTGTATTTTTTTGGATAACCATGATATGAGCCGTTTCTTTTCGGTAGTTAAGGAAGATTTCGATAAATATAAATCGGGTATGGCCATGTTGTTAACCATGCGCGGCATTCCGCAGCTTTATTATGGCGATGAGATATTGATGACAGGCTACTCCAATCCGGATGGTTTGGTACGTGCCGATTTTTCGGGAGGCTGGCCGGGTGATAAGAGTAATAAGTTTACGGCTGCCGGGCGTACCGATAAAGAGAACGAGGCTTTTAATTATGTTAAAACGTTAGCCAATTATCGCAAATCGTCATCGGCAATACAAACCGGTAAACAAATGCAATATGCCCCGCAAAACGGAATTTACGTTTACTTCCGCTACGATGCTAAATCCACAGTGATGATAGTATACAACAGTAACGACAAAACTTCAACCCTCAATACCGATCGTTTTGCCGAACGCACAGTTGGCTTTGGCAGCGGCGTAAATGTAGTTACAAAAGATAAGGTTGCATCAATAAATGAACTGACGATACCGGCCAAAACTACCGTGGTTATCGAACTGAAAAAATAA
- a CDS encoding MFS transporter, with protein MTGNQIQANVITDQNFTLTEPGISPIRKVMERPKLTFWQIFNMSFGFMGIQFGFALQNGNASRILQTFGADVEHLSLFWLAAPITGMIVQPIIGHYSDQTWNRLGRRKPYFLVGGVLAALALVFMPNASMLLFLPPVIIGAGVLMIMDASFNVAMEPFRALIADNLPDSQRGLGFSVQTFLIGLGAVLGSWLPYIFSEWLHISKTAAPGHVPNNVIFSFYVGAFAMIACLLWTVLRTKEFSPQEYAAFQPQEVDAHEPKGILTIFTDFANMPRTMRQLGLVQFFSWFALFSMWVFGAPAIAQHVYHVSAKDTTSATFADAGNWVGICFGIYNGVSAVYALVLPAIARATSRKIAHAFSLIAGGVGLLSIFFIQNPTTLIISMVGIGLAWGSILAMPYAILSGSIPAKKMGVYMGIFNFFITFPQIINGFFGGWIVKSFFGGQAIYAIVLAGIFMLCAAISVLYVQDDTDVMFKQTAA; from the coding sequence ATGACAGGCAACCAAATACAGGCAAACGTGATAACGGACCAGAATTTTACCCTTACCGAACCCGGAATATCGCCGATAAGGAAAGTTATGGAACGCCCAAAACTTACCTTTTGGCAAATATTTAACATGAGCTTTGGCTTTATGGGTATTCAGTTTGGTTTTGCGCTGCAAAATGGCAACGCATCGCGCATACTGCAAACCTTTGGTGCCGATGTTGAGCATTTATCGCTTTTTTGGCTGGCCGCGCCCATTACCGGGATGATTGTTCAACCCATTATAGGCCATTACAGCGATCAAACCTGGAACCGTTTAGGCCGGCGTAAACCCTACTTTTTAGTGGGCGGTGTTTTGGCGGCACTGGCGTTGGTTTTTATGCCAAACGCATCAATGCTGTTGTTTTTGCCTCCGGTGATCATTGGGGCAGGGGTGTTAATGATTATGGATGCATCGTTTAACGTAGCCATGGAACCTTTTAGAGCTTTAATTGCCGATAACCTTCCCGATAGTCAGCGTGGTTTGGGTTTCTCGGTACAAACTTTTTTAATTGGTTTGGGTGCGGTATTGGGTTCATGGTTGCCCTACATATTTTCGGAGTGGTTGCATATATCAAAAACTGCGGCGCCGGGCCATGTGCCAAACAACGTTATTTTCTCTTTTTATGTGGGCGCTTTCGCTATGATTGCCTGTTTGTTGTGGACAGTGCTACGCACCAAAGAGTTTTCGCCGCAAGAATATGCCGCGTTCCAACCCCAGGAAGTTGACGCGCACGAGCCCAAAGGTATTTTAACCATATTTACCGATTTTGCAAACATGCCGCGCACTATGCGGCAGTTAGGCCTGGTTCAGTTTTTTTCGTGGTTTGCGTTGTTTTCTATGTGGGTATTTGGTGCGCCTGCTATTGCACAGCATGTTTACCACGTTTCTGCAAAGGATACTACATCCGCCACCTTTGCCGATGCCGGTAACTGGGTAGGCATTTGCTTTGGTATTTATAATGGTGTATCGGCTGTTTACGCTTTGGTACTTCCGGCTATTGCCCGGGCCACCAGTCGTAAAATTGCACATGCATTTTCGCTAATAGCGGGCGGGGTAGGTTTACTTTCTATCTTTTTTATACAAAACCCAACTACGCTCATCATATCAATGGTAGGTATAGGTTTGGCATGGGGAAGTATTTTGGCTATGCCTTATGCTATTTTATCGGGTTCTATCCCTGCCAAAAAAATGGGGGTATATATGGGCATATTTAATTTCTTTATCACCTTCCCTCAAATTATAAATGGCTTTTTTGGCGGGTGGATAGTAAAAAGCTTTTTTGGTGGACAAGCTATTTATGCCATTGTATTGGCTGGTATATTTATGCTTTGCGCCGCTATATCGGTACTATACGTTCAGGACGACACGGATGTAATGTTTAAGCAAACTGCGGCATAA
- a CDS encoding alpha-amylase family glycosyl hydrolase: MKIKYFILASAIVIAGLGCKKSVSDDGTGTGGGTVVVANGKALPAGAVDGVTYLNSGTSAIFNIYAPNKTSVSLIGEFNNWQPTTMNQTPDGTRWWVQIDNLDASKEYAYQYYVDNKLKVADPYTEKILDPDNDKYIGADVYPNLKAYPTGSTTGIVSVLQGAPTAYSWKNTTFTRPDKKRLVIYELHVRDFLAAHNYKALKDTLNYLTNLGINAVELMPVNEFEGNDSWGYNPDFYFAADKYYGTKNDLKAFIDECHSRGMAVILDMVLNHSFGSSPMVQLYFDQTTQKPLASSPWFNVDATHPYNVGYDFNHESAATKYFAKNVMKFWMTEYKIDGYRFDLAKGFTQKNNPTDVNAWSAYDASRVAIWKDYNNYIKSVDANNFYVILENFASDQEEREESAEGMMQWNNLNYAYNEATMGWVSTSDLTRSFFASHTFTAPDNLVTYMESHDEERLMFKNENYGNASGSYSVKTMATGLKRQEMAAAFFLSIPGPKMIWEFGERGYDISIDNGGRLSDKPAHWEYMADPLRKALYTAYSKFVKMKIKNDVFNTSAVQYVATGSIKSMSLTGTGTNVLVVGNFDVVPATGAVTFPSTGTYYDYVSGTSITVATALTSLTLQPGEYHIYSSARLN, from the coding sequence ATGAAAATAAAATATTTTATACTGGCCAGCGCAATAGTTATTGCCGGCCTTGGCTGTAAAAAATCGGTATCAGATGATGGCACTGGTACCGGTGGCGGAACCGTAGTAGTAGCCAATGGTAAAGCACTACCTGCCGGAGCGGTTGATGGTGTTACTTATCTTAATTCGGGTACGTCGGCCATATTCAACATATACGCGCCTAACAAAACTTCGGTTAGCCTTATCGGCGAGTTTAACAACTGGCAGCCAACAACCATGAACCAAACTCCCGACGGCACACGCTGGTGGGTACAAATAGATAACCTTGATGCCAGTAAAGAATATGCTTATCAGTACTATGTTGATAACAAACTGAAAGTGGCCGACCCCTATACTGAAAAAATTTTAGACCCCGATAACGATAAATATATTGGTGCCGATGTTTACCCTAACCTTAAAGCATACCCTACGGGCTCAACAACCGGTATAGTGAGTGTATTACAAGGTGCGCCAACCGCTTATAGCTGGAAAAACACGACTTTTACCCGCCCGGATAAAAAAAGACTGGTTATTTATGAATTGCATGTGCGCGATTTTTTGGCCGCCCACAATTATAAAGCCTTGAAAGACACCCTTAATTATTTAACCAATTTGGGTATAAATGCGGTTGAACTGATGCCTGTTAACGAATTTGAGGGCAACGACTCGTGGGGGTATAACCCTGATTTTTATTTTGCTGCCGATAAATATTACGGTACAAAAAATGATTTGAAAGCCTTTATTGATGAATGCCACTCGCGCGGCATGGCAGTGATACTAGATATGGTATTAAACCATTCGTTCGGCTCATCGCCAATGGTACAATTATATTTCGACCAAACTACGCAAAAGCCTTTAGCATCAAGCCCCTGGTTTAATGTTGATGCTACGCACCCTTACAACGTAGGGTACGATTTTAATCACGAAAGTGCGGCTACCAAATACTTTGCTAAAAATGTGATGAAGTTTTGGATGACCGAGTATAAAATTGATGGTTATCGTTTTGACTTGGCCAAAGGCTTCACACAAAAAAATAACCCTACCGATGTAAACGCATGGAGTGCTTATGATGCCAGCCGCGTAGCCATTTGGAAAGATTATAACAACTACATTAAAAGTGTTGATGCCAATAACTTTTATGTGATACTGGAGAACTTTGCTTCCGACCAGGAAGAGCGTGAAGAATCTGCCGAAGGCATGATGCAATGGAACAACCTCAATTATGCTTACAACGAGGCTACAATGGGTTGGGTGTCAACATCCGATTTAACACGGTCCTTCTTTGCGAGCCATACCTTTACCGCACCCGATAACCTGGTTACTTACATGGAAAGCCATGACGAGGAACGCCTGATGTTTAAGAACGAGAACTATGGCAATGCAAGCGGTAGCTACAGCGTAAAAACAATGGCTACAGGTTTAAAACGGCAAGAAATGGCGGCGGCTTTCTTTTTAAGTATTCCGGGGCCTAAAATGATATGGGAGTTTGGCGAACGCGGTTATGATATTAGTATTGATAATGGTGGCCGCCTAAGCGATAAACCCGCGCATTGGGAATACATGGCCGATCCGTTGCGAAAGGCATTGTACACCGCTTACTCCAAGTTTGTTAAAATGAAGATCAAGAACGATGTTTTTAATACATCGGCGGTACAATATGTGGCAACTGGCAGCATCAAATCAATGAGTTTAACGGGTACAGGTACCAATGTTTTGGTGGTAGGTAACTTTGATGTAGTACCGGCAACCGGGGCGGTAACATTCCCCTCAACGGGCACTTATTATGATTACGTTAGCGGCACAAGCATTACCGTAGCAACAGCATTAACCAGTTTAACCCTCCAACCGGGCGAATACCATATTTACAGTTCGGCCAGATTAAACTAA
- a CDS encoding glycoside hydrolase family 53 protein, with product MQSMKCLLFLLLIATTGCGKSGSNTDTTAQTTNTATIGLPSTFAKGADVGWLTQMEATGYKFYNSSGVQQDCLQILKDKGINAIRLRVWVNPTDGWCNKADVLAKAIRAKNMGFRIMIDFHYADSWADPGKQPKPAAWVGQDINALKTSVYNHTLDVLNTLQANNITPEWVQVGNETNDGMLWEEGRASKSMANFAALINSGCSAVKAANSSIKVIVHISNGFDNSLFRWMFDGLKANGANYDVIGMSLYPSTTNWADLDNQCLVNMNDMVSRYGKPVMICEIGMDYASPTTSKAFITDMITKVNSVSGGNGLGVFYWEPECYNWQGYNLGAFDLSGKPTVAMDAFLLK from the coding sequence ATGCAGAGTATGAAATGCCTCTTGTTTTTATTGCTCATAGCCACCACAGGTTGTGGTAAAAGCGGTAGCAATACCGATACTACCGCGCAAACTACTAACACTGCAACCATTGGTTTACCATCAACCTTTGCCAAAGGGGCCGATGTGGGCTGGCTTACGCAGATGGAAGCCACAGGTTATAAGTTTTATAACAGCAGCGGCGTTCAGCAAGATTGTTTGCAGATATTGAAAGATAAAGGTATTAACGCTATCCGTTTACGGGTTTGGGTTAACCCAACAGATGGATGGTGCAATAAAGCCGATGTACTGGCAAAAGCCATCCGCGCAAAAAATATGGGTTTCCGCATCATGATCGATTTTCATTATGCTGATTCGTGGGCCGATCCTGGCAAGCAGCCTAAACCTGCGGCATGGGTAGGGCAGGATATTAATGCGCTTAAAACATCGGTTTATAACCATACACTTGATGTGCTTAACACTTTGCAAGCCAATAACATTACCCCCGAGTGGGTACAGGTTGGTAACGAAACCAACGATGGCATGCTTTGGGAAGAGGGCCGGGCATCAAAATCAATGGCTAACTTTGCCGCGCTAATTAATAGCGGTTGCTCGGCAGTAAAAGCGGCAAACAGCAGCATTAAAGTAATTGTACATATTTCAAACGGTTTTGATAATTCACTGTTCCGTTGGATGTTTGACGGCTTAAAGGCAAACGGTGCCAACTACGATGTGATAGGCATGTCGCTATATCCCAGCACCACCAATTGGGCCGATTTAGATAACCAGTGCCTTGTTAATATGAACGATATGGTTAGCCGTTACGGCAAGCCGGTAATGATATGCGAAATTGGTATGGACTATGCTTCGCCAACCACTAGCAAGGCCTTTATTACCGATATGATAACCAAAGTAAATTCGGTAAGTGGCGGTAATGGGCTTGGCGTATTTTATTGGGAACCCGAATGCTACAACTGGCAGGGATATAACTTGGGAGCCTTCGACCTATCGGGCAAACCCACCGTGGCTATGGATGCTTTTTTGCTCAAGTAA
- a CDS encoding AI-2E family transporter — MVRLNIKDAPFYKQSTTVLIGIIALIYAFSVLADILIPLAFAAFLAVLLNPLSNWLQRLKMPRVLAISLALLIAIILVAALFYFLSTQMMQFGESLPMLKQKFSEIFANLKVWVSQHLGVAESKQDQMVKQVINSSQTLVGKTLNSLLGILGIVVLLPVYIFFMMLYKTLILNFLFEVFAEENSKKVSEVLVETKGAIQSYIVGLLIETLIVGVMNSVALLLLGVKYGILIGSLGAILNLIPYLGGIIAIALPVLMATVTKDGFSTQIGVIAAYSIIQFIDNNILVPRIVSSKVQINALMSIIVVLLGNQLWGIPGMFLSIPFVAVLKIVFDRIDELKPWGKLLGDNIPTRHMGDRWRDRRKKKAVLPQDQVT, encoded by the coding sequence ATGGTACGCCTTAATATCAAAGACGCCCCTTTTTACAAACAAAGCACTACGGTGCTAATTGGTATTATCGCCTTAATTTATGCCTTTTCGGTGTTGGCGGATATTTTGATTCCGCTGGCTTTTGCCGCGTTTCTTGCTGTGTTACTTAATCCGCTCAGTAACTGGCTCCAGCGGCTAAAGATGCCGCGGGTACTGGCCATTTCGCTCGCGCTGCTTATCGCCATTATTTTGGTGGCCGCGTTGTTTTATTTCCTGTCTACCCAAATGATGCAGTTCGGCGAATCTCTGCCGATGCTAAAACAAAAATTCTCAGAAATATTTGCCAACCTTAAAGTTTGGGTAAGCCAGCACCTAGGTGTAGCCGAGAGCAAGCAGGACCAAATGGTAAAGCAAGTAATAAACAGCAGCCAGACTTTGGTAGGCAAAACCTTAAACAGCCTTTTAGGCATATTGGGTATTGTGGTACTGCTGCCGGTTTACATTTTTTTTATGATGCTGTACAAAACCTTGATTCTCAATTTCCTGTTTGAGGTATTTGCCGAAGAAAACTCTAAAAAGGTAAGCGAGGTACTTGTTGAAACAAAGGGTGCCATACAAAGCTATATTGTGGGCTTGCTGATTGAAACGCTGATAGTTGGTGTCATGAATTCGGTGGCACTTTTACTGCTTGGCGTTAAATACGGTATTTTAATAGGTAGCCTGGGGGCAATATTAAATCTCATTCCTTACCTTGGGGGTATCATTGCCATTGCGCTGCCCGTATTAATGGCTACCGTTACCAAAGACGGCTTCTCCACACAAATCGGTGTCATAGCTGCCTATAGCATCATTCAATTTATTGATAATAATATACTTGTACCGCGCATTGTTTCGTCCAAGGTGCAAATTAATGCGCTCATGTCAATCATTGTGGTGCTTTTGGGCAACCAGCTTTGGGGAATACCTGGTATGTTTTTATCAATCCCTTTTGTTGCCGTGTTGAAAATTGTTTTTGATAGGATAGACGAATTGAAACCCTGGGGTAAATTGCTTGGCGATAACATTCCTACCAGGCACATGGGCGACCGATGGCGCGACCGCAGGAAGAAAAAAGCGGTATTACCTCAAGACCAGGTAACGTAG